One window of Candidatus Microthrix subdominans genomic DNA carries:
- a CDS encoding alpha/beta hydrolase, protein MSYFTRSLGRAVLGANALAPRGNSRLLTAPSFFASWFTTELGAPLLLADALDTANFARKGGLGSAKGRVAVGLRAAAAGVSLFQWRQATKAGLAFEQGFGDYADLDGLDGMPDFVPADPKGDLLPFFSGSKKRRRQKDVVFAEVDGVKLRLDVYEPQEPPPEGVTRPCVIYVHGGAWVIGDKREQGVPMLNHLAANGYVGFNVNYRLSPKVKAPDHVIDVKRAIAWVREHAEDYGADPDFIAISGGSAGGHLAALAALTSDDMSLQPGFEEADCSVQAAVPFYGVYDLTENSKEMLEVLDRFMFPGSLAEDPELHRAYSPIERVHADAPPFLVIQGSIDVLVPAAGARTFAQELRAASDEPVIYVELEGAQHAFDIFVSPRTRRTLNWVEKFLDAAVLRFRDATGDTVMAVGEGESTEEALADAG, encoded by the coding sequence ATGAGTTACTTCACCCGATCGCTCGGCCGTGCGGTCTTGGGAGCCAATGCGTTGGCGCCCCGAGGCAACAGCCGGCTCCTGACCGCACCCTCCTTCTTCGCCAGCTGGTTCACCACCGAACTCGGTGCCCCCCTGCTGCTCGCGGACGCCCTGGACACCGCCAACTTCGCTCGCAAGGGCGGGCTGGGTTCGGCCAAGGGGCGAGTGGCGGTGGGATTGCGTGCGGCTGCGGCCGGGGTGAGCCTGTTCCAGTGGCGCCAGGCGACCAAGGCCGGCCTGGCCTTCGAGCAGGGCTTCGGCGACTACGCCGACCTCGATGGCCTGGACGGGATGCCGGACTTCGTGCCCGCCGACCCGAAGGGCGACCTGCTGCCCTTCTTCTCGGGGTCGAAGAAGCGGCGCCGTCAGAAGGACGTCGTCTTCGCGGAGGTCGACGGGGTCAAGCTGCGCCTCGACGTGTACGAGCCGCAGGAGCCGCCGCCCGAGGGGGTGACCCGTCCGTGCGTGATCTATGTGCACGGCGGTGCCTGGGTGATCGGCGACAAGCGCGAGCAGGGCGTCCCGATGCTCAACCATCTGGCGGCCAACGGGTACGTCGGGTTCAACGTCAACTACCGGCTCAGCCCCAAGGTGAAGGCGCCCGATCACGTGATCGACGTCAAGCGGGCGATCGCGTGGGTGCGCGAGCACGCCGAGGACTACGGCGCCGACCCCGACTTCATCGCCATCTCCGGCGGGTCGGCCGGCGGGCATCTGGCCGCGCTGGCTGCGCTCACCAGCGACGACATGTCGCTCCAGCCCGGTTTCGAGGAAGCCGACTGCTCGGTGCAGGCGGCGGTCCCCTTTTACGGGGTGTACGACCTGACCGAGAACTCCAAGGAGATGCTCGAGGTGCTCGACCGCTTCATGTTTCCCGGCTCGCTGGCCGAGGACCCCGAGCTGCACCGTGCCTACTCGCCGATCGAGCGGGTGCACGCCGATGCTCCGCCGTTCCTCGTCATCCAGGGTTCGATCGACGTGCTGGTGCCGGCTGCGGGCGCCCGCACCTTCGCCCAGGAGCTGCGGGCCGCATCGGACGAGCCGGTGATCTACGTCGAGCTCGAAGGCGCCCAGCACGCGTTCGACATCTTCGTGTCACCCCGCACCCGCCGCACGCTGAACTGGGTGGAAAAGTTCCTCGACGCCGCCGTGCTGCGGTTCCGCGACGCCACGGGCGACACGGTGATGGCGGTCGGCGAGGGCGAGAGCACGGAGGAGGCCCTGGCCGACGCCGGCTAG
- a CDS encoding VWA domain-containing protein gives MADAARRTTGRAELSGRHGFLEVSPEVGVLDEDAFDDLLADDPDAALGLLADLVGATDPSLRALAASLAGRITTEVARSGPAPRPGRGVGRLTRRRASQADGELDLDASMDAVIAGRALGLAPSADELTVAAWERPGIALCLVVDRSGSMLGPRLATAAVVASAIVLSRPADASVLAVAREALVLRSQGSDRSAEQVVGDLLVLRGHGVTDLSLALDAAAVQLARSNARRKVCVLLSDCRSTAGPPPAEAARRLDELAILVPADDSADAEALGQSTGARLVPLDGPLDAAAAVQRALA, from the coding sequence GTGGCCGACGCCGCGCGCCGAACAACCGGCCGGGCCGAGCTGTCCGGTCGGCATGGCTTCCTCGAGGTGAGCCCGGAGGTCGGGGTGCTCGACGAGGACGCCTTCGACGACCTGCTCGCCGACGACCCCGACGCCGCCCTCGGCCTGCTCGCCGACCTGGTCGGCGCCACCGACCCATCACTGCGAGCGCTGGCGGCAAGCCTGGCCGGGCGCATCACAACCGAGGTGGCGCGATCGGGCCCGGCCCCCCGCCCGGGACGCGGGGTGGGCCGACTGACCCGGCGACGGGCGTCGCAGGCCGACGGCGAGCTGGACCTCGACGCCTCGATGGACGCCGTCATCGCCGGTCGGGCGCTGGGCCTGGCGCCGTCGGCCGACGAGCTGACCGTGGCGGCCTGGGAGCGCCCGGGCATCGCCCTGTGCCTGGTGGTCGATCGGTCCGGTTCGATGCTGGGCCCCCGCCTGGCCACCGCCGCCGTCGTCGCGTCGGCGATCGTGCTCAGCCGCCCGGCCGATGCGTCGGTGCTGGCGGTGGCGAGGGAGGCCCTCGTGCTCCGCTCCCAAGGTTCGGATCGCTCGGCTGAGCAGGTGGTCGGCGACCTGCTCGTGCTGCGAGGGCACGGTGTCACCGACCTGTCGCTGGCACTCGACGCCGCAGCGGTGCAGCTCGCCCGGTCGAACGCCCGCCGCAAGGTGTGCGTTCTGTTGTCGGATTGCCGATCGACGGCCGGGCCGCCCCCAGCCGAGGCCGCAAGGCGGCTCGACGAGCTGGCCATCCTGGTCCCTGCCGATGACAGCGCCGACGCCGAGGCACTCGGCCAATCGACCGGCGCCCGCCTCGTGCCGCTCGACGGGCCCCTCGACGCAGCTGCGGCCGTGCAGCGGGCGCTCGCCTGA
- a CDS encoding MoxR family ATPase, which yields MTEFPPLRPIEGGADPSSGRFDAALLDRLDGRVVGRRRELEVVVASLAGSRHLLLEGPPGTGKSTLLRAVADEAGLGFEFSEGNAELTPARLIGTFDPSRVLDEGYAPEVFLDGPLARALQAGSLLYIEEINRLPEETLNVLITVMSEGELHVSRLGMIPASPGFRLVAAMNPHDTVGTARISSAVYDRCVRVAVGYQDADAEAQIVTREAAAVASDLEQLIAAERKLLDGAVAVVRATRNHPELRSGSSVRGSIDLLIVAGELAKLRGRPITSADITLDATLSALSGRIRLVEGAGRSAEELLEELWATHLAHLSPEDREIASGDSADGSPGEPDEGHEGDAPKRPAPEGAAAKA from the coding sequence ATGACCGAGTTCCCCCCGCTGCGCCCGATCGAGGGGGGCGCCGACCCATCCTCGGGCCGCTTCGACGCCGCACTGCTCGACCGTCTCGACGGTCGAGTGGTGGGGCGGCGCCGCGAGCTCGAGGTGGTTGTCGCCTCGCTGGCCGGCTCCCGGCACCTGTTGCTGGAGGGGCCGCCCGGCACCGGCAAGTCCACCCTGCTGCGCGCCGTCGCCGACGAGGCGGGCCTGGGGTTCGAGTTCTCCGAGGGCAACGCCGAGCTGACCCCGGCCCGGCTGATCGGCACATTCGATCCTTCCCGCGTGCTCGACGAGGGCTACGCACCCGAGGTCTTTCTCGATGGGCCACTGGCCCGTGCGCTGCAGGCCGGATCGCTGCTCTACATCGAGGAGATCAACCGGCTTCCGGAAGAGACCCTCAACGTGCTGATCACCGTCATGAGCGAGGGCGAGCTGCACGTCTCGCGTCTGGGCATGATCCCCGCCTCCCCGGGCTTCCGTCTGGTGGCGGCGATGAACCCGCACGACACCGTGGGCACCGCCCGCATTTCGTCCGCGGTGTACGACCGCTGCGTGCGGGTGGCCGTCGGCTACCAGGACGCCGACGCCGAAGCGCAGATCGTCACCCGGGAGGCGGCGGCCGTGGCCTCCGACCTCGAGCAGCTGATCGCCGCCGAGCGGAAACTGCTCGACGGCGCGGTGGCGGTGGTTCGCGCCACCCGCAACCATCCCGAGCTGCGTAGCGGGTCGTCGGTGCGAGGCTCGATCGACCTGTTGATCGTGGCCGGCGAACTCGCCAAGCTGCGCGGCCGTCCGATCACGTCCGCCGACATCACCTTGGACGCAACGCTGTCGGCCTTGTCCGGGCGCATCCGCCTGGTCGAGGGTGCGGGCCGCAGCGCCGAGGAACTACTCGAAGAGCTGTGGGCGACCCACTTGGCCCATCTGTCCCCCGAGGATCGAGAGATCGCATCCGGCGACAGCGCCGACGGATCGCCCGGCGAACCGGACGAAGGGCATGAGGGCGATGCACCAAAACGCCCGGCCCCGGAGGGGGCGGCAGCGAAGGCCTGA
- a CDS encoding NDMA-dependent alcohol dehydrogenase translates to MKTRAAVLWGVGEEWKIEEVTLDDPRGREVLVKTKAAGMCHSDEHVVTGDMPAPHFPLIGGHEGSGIVEAVGPEVTRVAVGDHVSMSFIPSCGKCPSCIKGQSFLCDEGAKLFNLGMPGDDRVAHHIGDVPAARMTQLGSFAEHMLLSEDGVVKVAEDLPFPQVALVSCGVATGYGSVVDRAGTKAGDTVVVIGAGGVGMNSVQGAAIAGAQRVVVIDPEEFKREQAMEFGATHTYASVDEAMGALGEMTWGQMADQTIITVGVMKGDLLEPAMNLTGKGGTVVVTAVAPMIDEDAKLNMFMLSMMNKEIKGTVFGSANPRNQIPNLLAMYQAGKLKLDELITNTYTLDEINQGYDDMRNGKNIRGVIVFDD, encoded by the coding sequence ATGAAGACTCGTGCTGCGGTGCTGTGGGGCGTTGGCGAGGAGTGGAAGATCGAAGAGGTCACGCTGGATGACCCGCGCGGCCGAGAGGTGTTGGTGAAGACCAAGGCCGCCGGCATGTGCCACTCCGACGAGCACGTGGTCACCGGCGACATGCCGGCACCGCACTTCCCCCTGATCGGCGGGCACGAGGGCTCGGGCATCGTCGAGGCGGTTGGGCCCGAGGTCACCCGCGTGGCCGTCGGCGACCACGTGTCGATGTCGTTCATCCCGTCATGCGGCAAGTGCCCGTCGTGCATCAAGGGCCAGAGCTTCCTGTGCGACGAGGGCGCCAAGCTGTTCAACCTCGGCATGCCCGGCGACGACCGCGTGGCGCACCACATCGGTGACGTCCCGGCGGCCCGCATGACGCAGCTCGGCAGCTTCGCCGAGCACATGTTGTTGTCCGAGGACGGGGTGGTCAAGGTGGCCGAGGACCTTCCCTTCCCGCAGGTGGCCCTGGTCAGCTGCGGCGTCGCCACCGGCTACGGATCGGTCGTCGATCGCGCCGGCACCAAGGCGGGTGACACCGTCGTGGTCATCGGCGCCGGCGGCGTCGGCATGAACTCGGTCCAGGGCGCAGCGATCGCCGGCGCCCAACGCGTCGTCGTGATCGACCCGGAGGAGTTCAAGCGCGAGCAGGCGATGGAGTTTGGCGCCACCCACACCTACGCCTCGGTCGACGAGGCCATGGGCGCCCTCGGCGAGATGACCTGGGGCCAGATGGCCGACCAGACGATCATCACCGTGGGCGTGATGAAGGGCGACCTGTTGGAGCCCGCCATGAACCTCACCGGCAAGGGCGGCACCGTGGTGGTCACCGCCGTCGCCCCCATGATCGATGAGGATGCGAAGCTCAACATGTTCATGCTGTCCATGATGAACAAGGAGATCAAGGGCACCGTCTTCGGTTCGGCCAACCCCCGCAACCAGATCCCCAACCTGCTCGCCATGTACCAGGCGGGCAAGCTGAAGCTGGACGAGCTGATCACCAACACCTACACCCTGGACGAGATCAACCAGGGCTACGACGACATGCGAAACGGCAAGAACATCCGTGGCGTCATCGTCTTCGACGACTAG